Within the Candidatus Rokuibacteriota bacterium genome, the region CGGGCCGCATCGTCGTCAACGGGACGGTGTTCTTCGACGGCGCGCTGGGCGTGGACGTGCCGACGCAGCGCCGCAGGCTCGGCTACGTCTTCCAGGGCTACGCGCTCTTCCCTCATCTCAACGTGCGGGACAACGTCGCCTACGGTCTCCGTCATCTCACCGCGTCTGCGCGCCGCGAGCGCACGCGCGAGGTGCTGGAACGGCTCGGGCTGGCGGATCTGGCCTCACGCCGCCCTCGCGAGCTTTCGGGCGGCCAGCAGCAGCGCGTGGCCCTCGGACGCGCGCTCGCCCCCGACCCGGCGCTCATTCTCCTCGACGAGCCGCTCTCCGCGCTCGACCTGCCGCTGCGCCGGGCGCTGCGCGACGACCTCCGCGCCGTGCTGGCGGAGTGGCGGACCGCGGCCGTCCTCGTGACCCACGACTTCACCGAGGCCTATCGCCTCGGCGACCGCATCGTGGTCTACGAAGCCGGGCGCGTCATCCAGACGGCGCCGCGCGCCGAGCTCCTGTGGCAGCCGGCTTCGGAGCGCGTGGCGGGCATCGTCGGCATCCGCAACGTGCTCCATGGTACTGTCCTCAAGGCCACGCCCGACCGCATCCAGTTCAACTGGCGGGAGCAGCTCCTGGAAGCGGTCAACTCGCCCACGCGCTCCTACCTGCCGGCCCCCGACAGCGCGCTCGCCTTCTTCATCCGGCCGGAGTACGTGCGGCTCATCCGCAAGGACCGCGGCTCGCCAGACCCGGGACATCACATGAATT harbors:
- a CDS encoding ABC transporter ATP-binding protein is translated as MALLLEVRKALPGFTLDVAWEAGDEVVTLFGPSGAGKTLTLQCLAGLVRPDSGRIVVNGTVFFDGALGVDVPTQRRRLGYVFQGYALFPHLNVRDNVAYGLRHLTASARRERTREVLERLGLADLASRRPRELSGGQQQRVALGRALAPDPALILLDEPLSALDLPLRRALRDDLRAVLAEWRTAAVLVTHDFTEAYRLGDRIVVYEAGRVIQTAPRAELLWQPASERVAGIVGIRNVLHGTVLKATPDRIQFNWREQLLEAVNSPTRSYLPAPDSALAFFIRPEYVRLIRKDRGSPDPGHHMNLMQGRVVGEADFGTTWTLYVRLDAPGAPAQGEYDLEIEVPRLVYEILDIARDRQWQLSIHRGSIHVLPSSPLSPLGRGPQFELRRSRRGEGWEGEGEQ